From the genome of Vulpes lagopus strain Blue_001 chromosome 2, ASM1834538v1, whole genome shotgun sequence, one region includes:
- the TMCO5A gene encoding transmembrane and coiled-coil domain-containing protein 5A, which translates to MEEHKDKQLDYESEKVEILRLVQSKRNINSLNMDLERDMQRIDEANQELLLKIHEKENEIQRLESEITQTRDLAEDEEWEKENCIAMERQKALQELEEETARLDRKNETLVHSIEELQRKLTRKSHKANKCEQDKPKGSPEESKAKLQQLEASCAVQEKELAKVMEDYAFVAQLCEDQALCIKKYQETLRKIEEELETRFLEREVSKVLSMNSARRESNSQNNKDHSLQKKGTWFCKRIFQYVFFTTLFFIRLLGYLFFHISFINPDLLINILPKILSRGILWKLRCFLFPSLTLETEDMLPH; encoded by the exons ATGGAAGAACACAAGGACAAGCAGCTAGATTATGA GTCAGAAAAAGTGGAAATCTTAAGATTGGTCCAGTCAAAGAGGAACATTAACAGTTTGAACATGGATCTTGAAAGGGATATGCAGAGAATAGATGAAGCAAATCAGGAACTTCTTCTCAAAATCCacgagaaagaaaatgagattcagAG GCTGGAAAGTGAGATCACTCAGACCAGAGACTTGGCTGAAGATgaagagtgggagaaggagaactGCATCGCAATGGAGAGGCAAAAGGCCTTGCAGGAGCTGGAAGAAGAAACAGCTAGACTT GATAGGAAGAATGAAACTCTGGTTCACAGTATAGAAGAACTTCAAAGAAAG CTTACAAGGAAATCACATAAGGCAAACAAGTGTGAACAAGACAAGCCAAAGGGATCCCCAGAAGAGTCAAAG GCTAAATTACAACAGCTGGAGGCTTCCTGTGCAGTCCAAGAGAAAGAACTAGCCAAG GTCATGGAAGACTATGCATTTGTGGCCCAGCTCTGTGAAGATCAGGCCCTCTGCATAAAG aAGTACCAGGAAACTTTgaggaaaatagaagaagaaCTAGAGACTCGGTTCCTTGAAAGAGAAGT ATCAAAAGTCTTGAGCATGAATTCTGCAAGAAGAGAGTCTAACAGCCAAAATAATAAA GATCATTCTCTCCAAAAGAAGGGAACATGGTTCTGTAAAAG GATTTTTCAATACGTCTTTTTCACCACCCTATTTTTCATCAGACTGCTGGGCTACTTGTTTTTCCATATAAGTTTTATAAATCCAGACCTCCTTATCAACATACTGCCCAAGATATTGAGCAGGGGCATCCTGTGGAAGCTAAGAtgctttctctttccatctctgaCACTTGAGACAGAGGACATGTTACCCCACTGA